From the genome of Miscanthus floridulus cultivar M001 chromosome 10, ASM1932011v1, whole genome shotgun sequence, one region includes:
- the LOC136486940 gene encoding uncharacterized protein isoform X3, with amino-acid sequence MVPCRRCRGRMRAVHSTAFGAGRAAQGWPPGKKLCRAEHLRRGWPQCLLAAGAGLRRRAGCRCWSRRPEAARAGPPSRLRGDKGAFGSYSASPVVAPAARVSLPCSISCTTVQDVDRAIQQKNGFPVPGRKIRVKLEMNQCSTEGTFAKGEYAMQVKDSDLKDEANETFPAGKHKRKSHKTDPALHLLSKDAMVSKEAPIGDPEKVKKSEKQRELKVSTMVGRQLQT; translated from the exons ATGGTTCCTTGCCGTAGATGTCGGGGAAGAATGCGAGCCGTGCATAGCACTGCCTTCGGGGCTGGCCGCGCCGCCCAGGGCTGGCCGCCGGGGAAGAAGTTGTGCCGGGCAGAGCACCTCCGCCGGGGCTGGCCGCAATGCCTTCTGGCCGCCGGGGCAGGGCTGCGCCGCCGGGCAGGTTGCCGTTGCTGGTCGCGCCGTCCGGAGGCCGCCAGGGCAGGCCCTCCTTCTCGGCTGCGAGGCGACAAGGGCGCCTTCGGCTCCTACTCGGCGAGTCCAGTGGTGGCTCCAGCAGCTCGCGTCTCCTTGCCGTGCTCTATTTCGTG CACAACTGTTCAAGATGTTGATCGAGCTATTCAACAAAAGAATGGATTTCCTGTTCCTGGTAGGAAAATCAGAGTTAAGCTAGAAATGAATCAGTGCTCCACTGAAGGAACGTTTGCAAAAGGAGAATA TGCAATGCAAGTGAAGGACTCTGATTTAAAAGATGAGGCAAACGAGACTTTTCCTGCTGGAAAGCATAAGAGGAAATCACATAAAACAGATCCAG CATTACATTTGTTGTCAAAGGATGCTATGGTATCAAAGGAAGCTCCCATTGGCGACCCTGAAAAGGTGAAAAAATCTGAAAAGCAAAG GGAGCTGAAGGTGTCCACGATGGTTGGTCGACAACTACAGACGTGA
- the LOC136486940 gene encoding uncharacterized protein isoform X2 translates to MVPCRRCRGRMRAVHSTAFGAGRAAQGWPPGKKLCRAEHLRRGWPQCLLAAGAGLRRRAGCRCWSRRPEAARAGPPSRLRGDKGAFGSYSASPVVAPAARVSLPCSISCTTVQDVDRAIQQKNGFPVPGRKIRVKLEMNQCSTEGTFAKGEYAMQVKDSDLKDEANETFPAGKHKRKSHKTDPALHLLSKDAMVSKEAPIGDPEKVKKSEKQSYRREGGAGRWGPADEAANLLMCQAGS, encoded by the exons ATGGTTCCTTGCCGTAGATGTCGGGGAAGAATGCGAGCCGTGCATAGCACTGCCTTCGGGGCTGGCCGCGCCGCCCAGGGCTGGCCGCCGGGGAAGAAGTTGTGCCGGGCAGAGCACCTCCGCCGGGGCTGGCCGCAATGCCTTCTGGCCGCCGGGGCAGGGCTGCGCCGCCGGGCAGGTTGCCGTTGCTGGTCGCGCCGTCCGGAGGCCGCCAGGGCAGGCCCTCCTTCTCGGCTGCGAGGCGACAAGGGCGCCTTCGGCTCCTACTCGGCGAGTCCAGTGGTGGCTCCAGCAGCTCGCGTCTCCTTGCCGTGCTCTATTTCGTG CACAACTGTTCAAGATGTTGATCGAGCTATTCAACAAAAGAATGGATTTCCTGTTCCTGGTAGGAAAATCAGAGTTAAGCTAGAAATGAATCAGTGCTCCACTGAAGGAACGTTTGCAAAAGGAGAATA TGCAATGCAAGTGAAGGACTCTGATTTAAAAGATGAGGCAAACGAGACTTTTCCTGCTGGAAAGCATAAGAGGAAATCACATAAAACAGATCCAG CATTACATTTGTTGTCAAAGGATGCTATGGTATCAAAGGAAGCTCCCATTGGCGACCCTGAAAAGGTGAAAAAATCTGAAAAGCAAAG CTACAGGCGTGAAGGCGGCGCCGGCCGCTGGGGACCCGCAGATGAAGCTGCTAATCTTCTGATGTGTCAGGCAGGGAGCTGA
- the LOC136486940 gene encoding uncharacterized protein isoform X1: MVPCRRCRGRMRAVHSTAFGAGRAAQGWPPGKKLCRAEHLRRGWPQCLLAAGAGLRRRAGCRCWSRRPEAARAGPPSRLRGDKGAFGSYSASPVVAPAARVSLPCSISCTTVQDVDRAIQQKNGFPVPGRKIRVKLEMNQCSTEGTFAKGEYAMQVKDSDLKDEANETFPAGKHKRKSHKTDPALHLLSKDAMVSKEAPIGDPEKVKKSEKQRAEGVHDGMSAATGVKAAPAAGDPQMKLLIF; encoded by the exons ATGGTTCCTTGCCGTAGATGTCGGGGAAGAATGCGAGCCGTGCATAGCACTGCCTTCGGGGCTGGCCGCGCCGCCCAGGGCTGGCCGCCGGGGAAGAAGTTGTGCCGGGCAGAGCACCTCCGCCGGGGCTGGCCGCAATGCCTTCTGGCCGCCGGGGCAGGGCTGCGCCGCCGGGCAGGTTGCCGTTGCTGGTCGCGCCGTCCGGAGGCCGCCAGGGCAGGCCCTCCTTCTCGGCTGCGAGGCGACAAGGGCGCCTTCGGCTCCTACTCGGCGAGTCCAGTGGTGGCTCCAGCAGCTCGCGTCTCCTTGCCGTGCTCTATTTCGTG CACAACTGTTCAAGATGTTGATCGAGCTATTCAACAAAAGAATGGATTTCCTGTTCCTGGTAGGAAAATCAGAGTTAAGCTAGAAATGAATCAGTGCTCCACTGAAGGAACGTTTGCAAAAGGAGAATA TGCAATGCAAGTGAAGGACTCTGATTTAAAAGATGAGGCAAACGAGACTTTTCCTGCTGGAAAGCATAAGAGGAAATCACATAAAACAGATCCAG CATTACATTTGTTGTCAAAGGATGCTATGGTATCAAAGGAAGCTCCCATTGGCGACCCTGAAAAGGTGAAAAAATCTGAAAAGCAAAG AGCTGAAGGTGTCCACGACGGCATGTCGGCAGCTACAGGCGTGAAGGCGGCGCCGGCCGCTGGGGACCCGCAGATGAAGCTGCTAATCTTCTGA